The window CAGACTGACGTTCAATAACACCTGGTGCGATAACTTCAATTGGCGAGTAACCATCGTTATCGATAGGTCCTTTTCCGTCAATTGGCTCACCTAGAGTGTTAACAACGCGGCCAAGAAGACCGCGGCCAACTGGAACTTCCAGAATACGGCCAGTCGTTTTCACTTTTACGCCTTCTGCTAAATCAGCATAAGGACCCATTACTACGGCACCGACAGAATCACGTTCAAGGTTCAACGCGATTGCAAAACGGTTACCAGGCAGTTCGATCATCTCACCTTGCATCACGTCGGCTAGGCCGTGGATGCGGATGATGCCGTCACTTACCGCAACGATAGTACCTTCGTTACGAGATTCGCTAACGACTTCGAACTGCTCGATCCGCTGCTTAATCAGATCGCTGATTTCAGTGGAATTCAGTTGCATGCTCAAACTCCCAATTACGACTGCAGCTTATCAGACAGACGCGATAATTTACCGCGGACCGAGCCATCGATGACTAGGTCTCCTGTCTTAATGATTACACCGGCGATGAGCGCGGCGTCAGTGCTGCAATTCAGCTTAACTTTGCGTGCGAGACGTTTCTCTAAAGAAATACTAATCTGCTGTTGTTGTTCAGAGCTCAGCTCAGTTGCAGAAACCACATAGGCTTCCACTTCTTTTGCCCACTCATTACGGTATTCAGTAAATAACTGAGATACAGCAGGTAGTACCTTTAAGCGA of the Shewanella baltica genome contains:
- the atpH gene encoding F0F1 ATP synthase subunit delta, coding for MAELTTIARPYAKAAFDFAIEQDAVDSWAEMLTFAALVSENETMQPLLAGSLASTKLAALFISVCGEQVNVQGQNLIKVMAENGRLKVLPAVSQLFTEYRNEWAKEVEAYVVSATELSSEQQQQISISLEKRLARKVKLNCSTDAALIAGVIIKTGDLVIDGSVRGKLSRLSDKLQS